The genomic region GGCCATTGCCCTCGGCTTTTTGATCTGGTATCTCGTCCGCCGCCACAAAGCGAACAAGGCCCGCAAGGCGAATGCTAATAGCGGCCAGCTTGATATTGAGAAGGTGAGTTGCTGCACAACGGAAGGGGCTCATAGCAGTCGCGGGACGGGATCTCAAACACCCACTCTGCGGACATCCACTACGCTCCCAGCCTACAGTATGGCCCGCTAGAACACGCCGACTACCAGCCCCCGCCCGAGTCGTACCAGCCTCAACCACCCCTTTTGTACCACCCCAGCGTCATCCCAGGGTATAGCCAGGCCGGTAGTCCGCGCCTTGGAGACGCCGGCAGAAGGTAGCGGCTACGACGCAGGGTATCGTCAGAACGAGTACACGAATCGAAATCAAAATGACGACGGGCGCTAGGCGCGGGTGGTGCGTGCGAAACACACGAGTTATTATCTTTTTTTCCTTTATTATAGCCGTTCACGAGCGGACTATGAGAACGAGTAATTTGAGGCGAGGATGAGTTTGTGGGTATCAGCAATGCTAAGTCTTGACGTGCTGCGGATTCCAAAGGTTCGGACAGTTCCTATTCAAGCATATTGGTGGCATTGAGCTGCGTCCCTGACCTTGGGGTACCAGTCAGTCCATCACGGTGACAACGCTCCGTCTCGACTATACAATCGTGACCTCGATCTAGCTCGTGCCACGAGAACCGAACAGGCGCGACTCTTCGGTGGGAAGGCAAGGTTCTGGTGACATGACAGGTAACGTAGGTAGTAGACAATTCCAGACGAGCTTATTGGGTATCCTGAACTGAACTGCCATCTGCTGGACAAGTGTCGTTGGAAATACGATGCAGTGCAAGAACCAGGCGCAACAGCCTTGTGTTTATCCTATCCTTGGAACGACCTTGCGAACGTCGTAAAACCAACAACCAAAACATCAGCACCAGGGAGAGACTTGactgccgacgaggacgggagTCTCTTGCTGGCGTACTCGATCAAACCTTTCAGGATAAGGGAGCCGAACAAGATCAGCAAATCAGTCGCACTGCCAAGGACCGCTCATCTCCAACTGACCCGGTGGCGCACCGGTATCTCCACGCCAGACGTTTGGGCGCCATGAAAAGGGGTCGGGGTCGGGGTCGAGGTGGCTATGGCCTGATGACACGCACAAGCACGCAAcgcaacagcaacagcgTCCAGAGTGTCCAGAGTGTCCAGAGTGTCCAGACCGAGGGACAATCACGGGCAAGCTTAATCTGTCCCTGAGGATACTTTATCCGCAGCACAGGCAGCTTGCGGATCGGAGGAATTTTAATCCACACAGGGAAGGTCAGCCAACGTCAGCACTGCAATCCCCGATCCGAACAAGAACCGTTGCGATCCATTCACAAAAAGACAAACAACTCCCAGCAGAATGGCGCGATTCGAGCAGTTTGGTACATTCTTACATTCTCGCAGGCCCAGTTATTCGCTACAGCGTCCCTGCCAAGACGATGTGCTCGGTCTTTCCACTCAACCTGAACCGGAACCGGACGCTTGGATCCCAAGTAGAGatctctccctctctccctctctcgAACCAGTTTTTAACTCGACTAGGCCGATGCACATCTCACCCACTCACTCACAATGGCGACCAAGAAGAGCTCGGGAAACAACGGTGCCAAGGTCGCGACGGCCAAGACAGGTGGTTCCACCGGCAAGTCTGGGTCGGGCACATCGGGAGGCACAAAGGTGGGCGTCAAAGGACCCAGTCGGACTACAAAGAGCGTGGTCGGCACCAAGACTGTGAAAGCTTGTTTCGATGCCGATGGGTTCCAAGTTGCGTGCAAGAAGGTCGCGAGTAAAAAGACGGGCATCATTGTCGGATGTGTCATTGCTGCCATGGTCGTTCTTGTCTTGGCAATCGTCCTGTGGAAGAAACTCAAGGACAAGCGAAAGGCCGGAAaaggcgatgaggaggtggccgaggcagaggcagaggcagaCACAGAAGACAAGGTGAGTCTGCCCTCTTTGCTGAAATCTGATTCCAGGCCAACGACGGTTCACGCTCAACGTCGCCTGTTGGGCCCGATAGCGCCGCACCAGGACCCGACTACCAGCCCTCACCAAACCCGGGGTACGTGCCGCCCACGGCGTCGTACATGCCTGCGACCGGAGCGTACCTGCCTGCACCAGGGACGTTTGAGGCCCATCCCACCCAGAACTCGCATAACGAGGTCCCGCAAACACGCGAGATGGCCAACACCGACTACCAGCCGCCTGCGAGCGAGTCCCAGTCCAACACACCACAGAGCAGCGAGCCAAACGGGTTCCAGGCCCAACCAGTGATTCAAGGATACCAACCCAACACCGAGGACAAGACAGTCCAAGCTCCAACGACCGACGCCTACCAGCCGAACACAGTCTATCCCAGCGGATTCCAGCCCAAcgcgccagcagcagcgagCTCCGAGCCGATACCAAACGACATTCAGCCTTCCGCCGCTCGCCTCTCATAGCGGGCTACACCGAGCCAAAACAATCAACATACACGACAACTTAGCCGTCCGCCCTTCACGAACCATAATGATGAATGCCTCTTGTTTCTTGCAGCTCCAACTGAAAGCGTGTAGACGTTGTGCATACAAGGTATCGATCGTATCAGCCCTATGACCTGTGAGAGAATGAGTGGGCCGCTGTGCGGTGTGTGTAAATCTAGAGCATCTCGTAGCGGCGGAaactggggtcagctgcCTGTCTGCCTGTCTGCCTGTCGTCCTAGAGGTGGAGCCTCCAGAGCCCGGTGGacgcgcgccctcgactCACGTGTAACCCAAGAACGCAAGGTCCTTTGTCGCGTTCGAGCTGTTGTCCTGCCCTTGGGGGACGTCGGGAACCTGCTCCAACTCGTCGGTGGGGAAGTAGCTTGTGTCCGTCATCGAGCGTAAATGGGGGACGAATGGGGCGTCAATGTTGCGGATCGTCGCCCAGTCGACGCCATAAAAGAAGGGGTGTgccttgagctgctcgacaTTGAGGCGGCGGTCTGCTTCGCACAGCATGCGCCGCACcaggtcctcggcctcacgCGACAGGTGGACGTCGTCTGGGAAGTACAGGTGGTTGCGCCAGTCGATGATCTTGCGGTACACGTCGTGTGCGTTCTCCGAGCAGAAGGGCGGGTAACCTGAGGTTAACGAGGACGcgggcggggagggaggggagagcGTCCCACAACGGAGAGCGGATCAGCAACAATCCGCAAAAGCCGAGCAGATACCACACATCCACATCACGCCGACCAAACAAACTCACCGACAAGGCACTCAAACATGATCGCACCGAGCGACCACCAATCACACTCCTTTCCATAGCCTTGCTGCAGGAAGATCTCTGGGGAAATCTGTCATCAGCGCTGTTCAAACAGATAACCAACGTAGTCCGGTGTGCCGACAGTCGAATACGCAAGCTTGCGACGGTTGGCCTTCCATGTCGCAATGTCCTGCTTGCTCGTCATGGTGAGGTTGATGGCGTTGACCATCACCGAGTtacgcgccgcgccgcccgccgccgagtGACGGTGGTTGCTAacatcgccgccgcccaacAGCTTCTGGTAGTACGCCGAGTCGTGCTGCTTGTGGAAACCGGTTGACAGGCCAAAGTCGGATAGCTTGATGTGGCCCAGGCtgtcgatgaggatgtTGTCAGGCTTGATGTCACGATGGATGAAGCCCAGGTTGTGCACGGCCtcgatggcgaggatgcaCTCGGCCATGTAGAACTTTGTCACGTCCTCGGAGAACGTGTCGTACTTGATgagcctggtgtcagctatCTGTACCGAATTGCAGCAGCTTACATAGTCATCAGGTCACCGCCGGGAAGGAACTCCATGATGAGGTAGAGGTTGTTAAGGTCCTGGAACGAGTAGTAGAGTTGAACGACCCATGGCGAGTTGGATTCGGCGAGCACGTCACGCTCCGCACGGACGTGAGCGAGCTGGTCCTTCTTGAACATTTCATTCTTGCGCAGACTCTTCATAGCGTAGATCTTGCCCGTGTCTGCCTTTTGCACGAGGCGGACTTCACCGAACGCGCCCTTGCCAATGACCTTGACGGTACGGAAGTTCTCGAGTCCGATGCGCGTGCGCCGCAGGCGCAGgaagctggggtcagtcacgtcgagcttggaccTACTTTGactcgcggcggccaagcgcgaggagctgacGCGCCTTGAGGCTCTCCGGGGTCATCTGGTCCAAGTGCAGCTGCTTCTCGAGCGTTGTCCGGCTTTCATC from Cutaneotrichosporon cavernicola HIS019 DNA, chromosome: 2 harbors:
- the CBK1 gene encoding uncharacterized protein (Haspin like kinase domain), translating into MAYQPGPSYRSQLDDPQAQAMAGVSSGQVGRTSPMPPVPSVAQSNIGQPGQLNQPGGDVTMGSPYPSSPSTPDRGPDYVYFERRPQQFSEETRGKATAAKMKLELYYKEAVEGVVGRKERRTTLEKQLHLDQMTPESLKARQLLALGRRESNFLRLRRTRIGLENFRTVKVIGKGAFGEVRLVQKADTGKIYAMKSLRKNEMFKKDQLAHVRAERDVLAESNSPWVVQLYYSFQDLNNLYLIMEFLPGGDLMTMLIKYDTFSEDVTKFYMAECILAIEAVHNLGFIHRDIKPDNILIDSLGHIKLSDFGLSTGFHKQHDSAYYQKLLGGGDVSNHRHSAAGGAARNSVMVNAINLTMTSKQDIATWKANRRKLAYSTVGTPDYISPEIFLQQGYGKECDWWSLGAIMFECLVGYPPFCSENAHDVYRKIIDWRNHLYFPDDVHLSREAEDLVRRMLCEADRRLNVEQLKAHPFFYGVDWATIRNIDAPFVPHLRSMTDTSYFPTDELEQVPDVPQGQDNSSNATKDLAFLGYTFRRYEML